Genomic window (Helianthus annuus cultivar XRQ/B chromosome 3, HanXRQr2.0-SUNRISE, whole genome shotgun sequence):
cttttgagatctccaatttccctgaggatcctttcattagtttcatcctgccgctgcatacgatccttcatctgcaaaatcaaagtaaatacatcactagtactgggaatataagaattcatagcagaaggagatggagttttagaagtggtaggagtttgtctcttctcagcattcttctgggatcctgccggtggtggaggcagaatgttctgggacgaggtgactgcagacattgccgtggacatgtttttcaatgatgaagccatgtaattctttgaaatgatttcgaataaagaggttttcttatgaatgaagcaccaattgccccacggtgggcgccaaactgttttggtcaaaaatcacacaaggataatgtaaccaaactttatgtaaacggggtatgatgcttggttaattatgaaagtaaaggatcacttctgtgataaagatgcaaagacacaatgatttatacgaggaaaaagcccttgatcaatgtatgatctccggcataaaaaacctcgggtgatggcaactaccgatcaccaacttcaatataagaaaaatatagttacaactttggatgataatgagctgagtacaaggatcactattgtttcgagtgtctaagtgtgtgagagttgcgttgtatgtcgtgtgtctcgtgtgtgttcttccaaatgaggaagagtggtatttatacaagtgtaggtgacctattttaggtaaaagactaataatcagctcattacccctttagaaataaaagacaatctagcctaaattgccgcccttaaatcaagctaagtttccatatcctttgcaacgtctatctccgattaagctaatgccataactgtgaagacgcgtcccttgattatgatgctaagagcgtatcctgctagatgttcctgcaaaataacattgtattaaacgaaggtaaccgttagcatgaggatcctataatggtccatgatcctgatcctgaagtcctgttgaggatcactgtctgtcaaagaaacaaggatcactggttaggatcacgtgtaaggatcatgtataataaaattcCAGCCCTAACAACAAGCTTCATGTTTCTTGACTCGCAGTGCTTTCCGACACCACAAATGTACCATTTCCTTCCCGGGGTTTGAAGGGGGATGACGTCGTGTCCACTTGTCATGATTCCGTTGGAAGCTGAAGTGCTACATTGTTGGAAACTTGTTCCATTGACTTTTGCGACAGTGTGGGCACCAGCCGCATAGTTGAATACTGCATCAAGAGAATCATAAAGGATTATATTAAACATCTTGGAAACGAGAAATGTGCGAAATGGTATTACACTAGGTCAATAGTTCATAACCCAGAATTAACGGCTGAATTTTTGCGACAGAAtttaaaatgacaacaaaattggcAAGTGTATCCAAGTCCAAGTTTGGTAATAAAACGTACCAAGGGTATCTCCAACGAAGAATACTTTGTCCTTGGCCCAAGTTTGGTAATCAAAATCGAGTTTCCAACCATTTTCATCCCCGACGATGTATTCCTTAGCGTAGATCGATGTCGCAAGAACAAAAAATGTTGCTACGAAGCTAATGCTCATACGGGATGTGGTCATTTTGAAATAAATTTGGGATTTCTAATCAATATTTGTATTTAAAAACACAGAGAAAATTAAACAAATTCGTTAAGATGATGAAACAATTGCTACACGGTTGCTGATAATTTATACTTAACATAGAAGTGCAAGTTGGTTAAAAGGGTACCGGCGGTAGACGGCAATGATATTGTGGATTTGGTCTTAATTGTATGTTTGATTGCCaccaaaacaaataaaaaatgttGTTATAATCACTATTTTTTATGTTATAAACTTATTACTTACAAAAGAACAAACTTTCACCACACGATCTATCTAGGATTTTAGGGTGGTATTAATTTTTTAGATCCAAACTTCCTATGTTTTTTTAACTATCCATCGTTATTGGTTGTTGACTTTCGGTTAAAGCATTGTAGCACTACGAATATCCATCATTGTAGATGTGTTTTCAatatttgagaaaaaaaaaagacatgaACAACCCAAACCGCAATGCGTGGTGGAAGTTGTCTTCGGCTTCATCCAATTCGAACCAACAATACCACATACGGCAACCACAAATGCCATTTATAGTTTTTGTAACTATCAAGTTCAATCGCAACCCGACACCATTCCCAAGACACAACCCAACCATCCAAAGTCAATCGTAGAAGTGTGAGGAAAGGGGCCGCATCTAATGCTCCTCTAAACAGGACCTCCGAAGAGGAAGAGGCGTTGGCTCGCACTTCGGTCATCGTATCACAGGACCCAATCATAAGTAATGCCCAAAAAATTATGGCGTTCTGGGAGAGGGTCATGGCTAAGTTGTTCACTCTATTCATGTCTCGAGAAGCATATCGCTCCGTTAATACATGTAGTTCAAAATACCGAGAAATGAAGACAAGGGTTGCCAAGTTTTGAGGTGTTTACCATAACAACTATAAAAGCCGCATAATTGGAAAAAGCGATACCGACATCTTGAACTTCGCACTTGAAAAATACCATGAGTATAACAACGGTCTAGTTATCAAACATATGTCCACTTAGGAAGTTCTCCAAAATTGCTCAAACTTTGAGGCGATACCTGAAATGCGACAATCCAGCAGTTCAAAAAGGAAGACGTCGAGCCACACGCATAATGGAGCTTGGATACACGTTGTTCGTGGATCTCAACAATGACGTGGACGAATTACCACATGAACCACAATACCTGATCGAGAGAGATGAATTATCTCTCCTTTTTTCAAATTCCATTTTTTCTTGTGTTAGAATTATCCGCAAACAGTTTTGATTGATTTTTCAACATTTAATAGTTTTGTTGGATTGGAACTAACATaatgaaagtgcactaattttaacgttattttactaatttcgtgaaaaatAACGTTAAAAAAGGGGGAtgattaatcatgcatcatgtggtggcgttgatagccgaaagacaagggagtacatgcactaatcggcctttgtttTAATTGCTgctaagtgttatgtgccttatgtccaaggcttgatgcaaaactactatcgagccgggggtatCACTGTAAGCAACCTCTTTATTCATACGGGGTAGAGATAAGACTGTCTACATCTAATTACCCTCTTTAGactctaccttagctttgctattggtgagatttactgagtatgacgatgacgatgacgatgacgatgacgatgatgatCATGATCATGATCATGATCATGATGATCATGATGATGATAATTATGATGTTGGATTGGAACCAAATAATCAATTAAGAAAGAAGTCATATTAGGTATATCAATCATCTTCCAACGGATACAACATACTTGAATAAACATACATCTCAACAAATAACCAATgttgaaaaacataaaacattaATGTTTTAAACCAAGAGCAACAAAAGACTGCCGAATAATCCAACTACAAATCCATAGATAGTTGGTACCGCCAACTTGCCAGCTGATGTGGATGTCGCTATTGGGCTTGGAGCAGGAGCCCATGTTTGAGGTAGAACGGTGATGACAAGCTTCATGTTTCTCGACTCGCAGTGCTTTCCGACACCACAAATGTACCATTTCCTTCCAGGGGTTTGTAGGGGGACAACATCCCGTCCACTTGTCATGATTCCATTGGAAGCTGAAGTGCTACATTGTTGGAAACCGGTGCCGTTGACTTTCGCAACGTTGTGTGCACCGGCCGCATAGTTGAAAACTGCATAAGAGAATTGTAAAGGATTACATTTATTAAACATCTTGGAAACAATAATGTTGAATTTTTTTAACCCAAAATAGTCCCAAAATTTGCCACAAAATTTAGGTGGTCACAAAAGTAGTGGCAGTATCCAAGTGACAAGTCGGTTGCAAATTATGGCCCACACAAatatataaactgtttttttagTTGCGCTAAAACAGGTCCCAAAATATACTTGCGACAGATTGCGAATGTCAATTTTGGTTGCAAAAATATTTGTTACCAATTTGCGACCAAGTTGGTCGTTGTTTTGTAAATGAATTTAAATAAAATGACGGGGATATATAACATACCAAGGGTATCTCCGACGTAGAAAACTTTATCCTTGGCCCAATTTTGATAATCAAAGTCGAGTTTCCAACCATTTTCATCTCCGACGATGTAATCCTTCGCAGAGATTGAGGTCGCGAGAACAAAAATTGTGGCAATGAAGACGATGCTCAAACGGGATGTGGCCATTTTGAAATAAATTTGCGAGTTCTAATTATAAATTTGTATAAAAACTCAGAGAAAAATTAATGAATTCGTTAAGAAGATGAAATAATTGCTACACGGTTGCTGATTATTTATAGTTAACATAGAAGTGCAAGCTGGTTAAAGGTTACCGGCTGTAGACGGCAATGGTATTGTGGATTTGGTCTTAATTGTGTGTTTGATTGCCACATAAACAAGTAAAAAAAGTTTTGATTTTATTACGTTCCTTTGCATGTTATAAACTGTGGTAAGTTTTTTTTAATAGCAAAGAATCTAACGTGTAAACTCACTCTACCTGGGGCTATGTACAAGGTCGACTTCTTGACTGTCATGAGACGTGCCACCTGATGCGCGGGAACTTGATAGAATCTGTCAACCCTCGCCCCCGTCAGGTTCGAACACGGGATTAAAACCCTGATTCGTCCATTCACTCAGATGTCCTTCGAAAATCGCCAAGCGAAAATCGAACCTGCGTCTCCACTAGAGAGGGTATGTCTTTTGACTACTAAGTTAATTCTTGTATAAATTATGGTTTCATAATAAAGATATTTAGATATTTTAAGTTTTTCTTTCATTTAATCTTAACACGTGCGAATCCTAATCTTCTATCGATTTTAATCTTTTAGTAATTTAGATAAAGTCATGGATTTTGATATTTATCAAACTCACCACCCGTTTCCGACACCAGAAATAGAgtgggctttttttttttttttttgtaattgtttCTCAGAACATATATCATATATAATCTTTAAAGATAACTGTAGCAAAAGTAGGCTGGGCCCTTCTCCCTGTaactaaaaagtaaaaaaacaataCGTACGAAGGTTTACACTAATTGATGTGATGAGTAAAGTTCCCATACAAATAATTTTAACGTACTAAACATACGAAtgcatgaaaaagaaaaaaacgtGGTGACATTTTCTTAATTATTTGCTCGTAgtgtaattatcaaaattactctacaaatgacaCTGTAAACTAATTTTGATCTTATAGagtaattttataaaatgttcttagagtaattttgattttgtgcagtaattttgtaaaatgttcttctATAGTAATTTTGATCAAAAAACTATATCTcataaaaaaaacccaaaaaacgACCAACTTGGTGGTAAAACCTTCAGTTTGTACGTCTTATACgttaaaattatttgtatttgaaCTTTTCTCTTGATGTCATATGATGGAACCTTGGGCCTTTTTTCTGCCGTTTTAACCAAGTAGATCGATCAGTCCCTTGCTGCAAAGATGTCAAAAGAAGTGGAACTTGAAGGACATACGAGACGGGTAATGAAACAAGTATTCACTTATAGGATTAGTTCTAAATTTTATTCACAAGTATGGAACATGTATGAAATTAGATGTCATTGACCCTTTACTTAGtgtaaataacaaaataataataataataataataataataataataataataataatataattggGTGTCAATAGAATCACCTAAAAATATTCATTTACACCTCTATACTCACTTGGGGTAAATGACAAAAAAACAAAATGGGTGTAAATAGAATCACCCAAAAATATTCATTAACACCCCTATACTTTAATCagcatttttttttctttttctttaaccaATTCACTTCTAACCCTAAACTATGATAAGGTTATCATCTAACCCCTATTTTGTCTTTTAACGCAATTTTTTCTTACACTTGCTACCCTAAACTTTAATAAATTTATCATCCATGCCCTAAACTTCAACAAACTTCTTCTTTTCTTGCCTTTTTCTACTACCTCTGGACTTTAGCaaagtaacttttttttttaaattgcgaTATCGTGAATTTTATAAACAGTTTGTCCCTTTTTTATATAAAGTTTCGAACAATGTCATCACCCCCGCTGCATCACGTTGGTATACATCAAGATTTTGTTTCTTATACAGATTCGAGCGCTCTCCACAATGTGCAAGATGGTGTTAATGTTTCGACTTCATTTTTTTCATAGTTTAACGTTGCCGCCGCAACACGCAGCTTTCCATTTACTAGTCATATATAACTTATTGATTAGCAAATTCAgaagaaaaaaatagaaaaacacgTCAATTTACTGACAAGTTCTATTTGCGACCATTGGTGCTAATGTTGATGGGCCAGTTTAGTGACTGATTTAAGAACTACCATTGTTGTGATgaattttgtaacatttttatagttttataGGATAGGAaccactgaatcaaatgattaattAAGAAAGAATTCTTCTTCATATAATAGGTATAGCAACCACCATCAAACATATACAACATTTGAATAAACAGACATACATCACAATATATAACCAATAACGTTGG
Coding sequences:
- the LOC110932492 gene encoding blue copper protein 1b, whose amino-acid sequence is MATSRLSIVFIATIFVLATSISAKDYIVGDENGWKLDFDYQNWAKDKVFYVGDTLVFNYAAGAHNVAKVNGTGFQQCSTSASNGIMTSGRDVVPLQTPGRKWYICGVGKHCESRNMKLVITVLPQTWAPAPSPIATSTSAGKLAVPTIYGFVVGLFGSLLLLLV